One window of the Bradyrhizobium sp. NP1 genome contains the following:
- a CDS encoding OsmC family protein — protein sequence MTNSNDDGAPRPQAVVAGDLDGAGTLNGRAGTSVFSIGGPDGRGGTAAGANPYELLSASFAACTAMTIRLHARRRKIPLSHVEVAVSYRHGGDGGRDSFERSITLEGNLVDDERAQLLQAANMCPVGRTLGLSADIRTNDNVNVGRTASYDDDVSELPIPNIYPD from the coding sequence ATGACGAATTCGAACGACGATGGCGCTCCCCGCCCACAGGCTGTGGTGGCCGGCGACCTTGACGGCGCTGGCACGCTCAACGGCCGTGCCGGCACATCAGTGTTCTCGATCGGTGGCCCCGACGGCAGGGGCGGCACCGCGGCCGGGGCGAACCCCTACGAGTTGCTGAGCGCTTCGTTCGCCGCCTGCACGGCGATGACGATACGGCTGCATGCGCGAAGGCGGAAAATCCCGCTTTCCCACGTCGAGGTAGCTGTATCGTACCGCCATGGCGGGGATGGCGGCCGCGACTCCTTCGAGCGCTCCATCACGCTCGAAGGAAACCTTGTCGACGACGAGCGCGCCCAACTCTTGCAGGCCGCGAACATGTGTCCCGTCGGGCGGACGCTCGGCCTCAGCGCCGACATCCGCACCAACGACAACGTCAACGTCGGGCGGACGGCAAGCTATGACGACGACGTGAGCGAACTTCCGATCCCGAACATCTACCCCGACTAG
- a CDS encoding peroxiredoxin-like family protein: MHDKNNSNSRGKTTEAALDKRLCQGHTRPRDETKMLLQDKLDALKAECLAKTPPKVTLVRQRAVEGLAASGLAERAMHAGEQAPAFQLRDGYGRAFSSREALHRGPIVLVFYRGRWCPYCNIDLRAIEAASHDIRSLGASLVGVSQQTPDNSLEMQRRNALSFASLVDAGGKVAHAFGLRWKVSDELRAVEEGCGMNLATFNGDPSWTLTMPARYVVAPGGMIEYADISVDYTRRGDPSELIPVLAHLAAH, translated from the coding sequence ATGCATGACAAGAATAACTCAAACTCGCGCGGCAAGACTACCGAAGCCGCACTGGATAAGCGATTATGCCAAGGGCACACCAGGCCGCGCGACGAGACGAAAATGTTACTCCAAGACAAACTGGACGCCCTGAAAGCCGAGTGTCTCGCCAAGACCCCGCCGAAAGTGACGCTGGTTCGACAACGTGCGGTGGAAGGGCTTGCCGCATCTGGATTGGCCGAGCGGGCCATGCACGCCGGGGAGCAAGCCCCCGCTTTCCAGCTGCGTGACGGCTACGGCAGGGCGTTCTCGTCGCGCGAGGCGTTGCACCGGGGCCCAATCGTCCTCGTGTTCTACAGGGGCAGATGGTGCCCCTACTGCAACATCGACCTCCGCGCGATCGAGGCCGCCTCGCACGACATACGCAGCCTCGGCGCTTCGCTGGTCGGCGTCTCGCAGCAGACGCCTGACAACAGCCTGGAGATGCAAAGACGCAACGCGCTTTCGTTCGCGAGCCTGGTCGACGCGGGAGGCAAGGTCGCGCACGCTTTCGGCCTGCGCTGGAAGGTCTCCGACGAACTGCGTGCCGTCGAGGAGGGCTGCGGCATGAATCTCGCGACCTTCAACGGCGATCCGAGCTGGACGTTGACCATGCCGGCCCGGTACGTCGTGGCGCCCGGCGGGATGATCGAGTACGCCGACATCAGCGTCGACTACACGCGGCGCGGCGACCCGTCCGAACTGATCCCGGTCCTCGCCCACCTCGCCGCGCACTAA